Proteins encoded in a region of the Pseudomonas shahriarae genome:
- a CDS encoding NUDIX hydrolase: MESTWLAQAKRLQALASTGLHFCTDDFERERLEEIAHIAHSMLAQLGQVPLERITGLVSDFAQRYSTPMIDVRGALIEGDRILLVREATDGCWALPGGYADIGLSAAENIIKELREEAGLSVTARALYSVTHKAKGLYRPDVRDFYKLYFLCERTDQAAPVAGFETTDVGFFSLDNLPPLSRGRTIESDLEAAFAFHRGEITQTLFD, translated from the coding sequence ATGGAATCCACCTGGCTGGCACAGGCCAAGCGTTTGCAGGCACTGGCCTCTACCGGGCTGCACTTTTGCACGGATGACTTCGAGCGCGAACGCCTGGAAGAGATCGCCCATATTGCCCACAGCATGCTCGCGCAATTGGGGCAAGTGCCTCTGGAGCGCATTACCGGCCTGGTTTCGGACTTCGCCCAGCGTTATTCAACGCCGATGATTGATGTACGTGGCGCGCTGATTGAAGGCGACCGGATCCTACTGGTGCGCGAAGCAACGGATGGCTGCTGGGCATTGCCGGGTGGCTACGCCGATATCGGGTTATCCGCTGCGGAAAACATCATCAAGGAACTTCGCGAAGAGGCCGGGTTGAGCGTTACCGCACGGGCGCTGTACAGCGTGACCCACAAAGCCAAGGGCCTGTATCGGCCTGACGTACGCGACTTCTACAAGTTGTACTTCCTTTGCGAACGCACCGACCAGGCCGCCCCCGTGGCAGGCTTTGAAACCACCGACGTCGGCTTCTTCAGCCTCGACAACCTGCCGCCCCTGTCACGCGGCCGCACCATCGAAAGTGATCTTGAAGCAGCCTTCGCCTTTCACCGTGGGGAAATCACCCAGACCCTGTTCGACTGA
- a CDS encoding TRAP transporter permease: protein MSEHDQGLAASPRDWPRALFYVALLFSVFQIITAAFHPVSSQILRAVHVGFLLLVVFLCFPARGNAQPWQPMAWLLGLAGMATAFYQWYFEADLIQRSGDLTDSDMVIGLVLIVLVFEAARRVMGIALPLICALFLAYGLFGQYLPGDLMHRGYAIDQIVNQLAFGTEGLYGTPTYVSATYIFLFILFGAFLEQAGMIKLFTDFAMGLFGHKLGGPAKVSVVSSALMGTITGSGVANVVTTGQFTIPLMKRFGYKSAFAGGVEATSSMGSQIMPPIMGAVAFIMAETINVPFFEVAKAALIPAMLYFGSVFWMVHLEAKRSNLRGLPKDECPNPWAAVKQRWYLLIPLFVLIYLLFSGRTPLFSGMVGLALTSIVILGSAIILRVSSKVMRFVFWIVLGLLCAGFFRLGIGMVFGVVALLVAVCWFIKGGRDTLTICLHALVEGARHAVPVGIACALVGVIIGVVSLTGVASTFAGYILAIGQDSLFLSLVLTMLTCLVLGMGIPTIPNYIITSSIAAPALLDLGVPLIVSHMFVFYFGIMADLTPPVALACFAAAPIARESGLKISFWAVRIAVAGFVVPFMAVYEPALMLQGDSLLATLYVVAKALLAIGIWGAVFTGYLQARLSWWERLLGFFAGGSLILATPLSDEIGFVMVGLLIAQHCWRAHRAQAATA, encoded by the coding sequence ATGAGTGAGCACGATCAAGGCCTTGCCGCCAGTCCCAGGGATTGGCCGCGAGCGCTGTTCTACGTCGCGCTGTTGTTTTCCGTCTTCCAAATCATCACCGCGGCCTTTCATCCGGTCTCCAGCCAGATTCTGCGGGCCGTGCATGTGGGCTTTCTGTTGCTGGTGGTGTTTCTGTGTTTTCCGGCGCGTGGCAATGCTCAGCCCTGGCAGCCGATGGCCTGGCTGCTGGGGCTGGCCGGAATGGCCACGGCGTTCTACCAGTGGTATTTCGAAGCCGACTTGATTCAACGCTCTGGCGACCTGACCGATAGCGATATGGTCATCGGTCTGGTGCTGATTGTGCTGGTGTTTGAGGCGGCGCGGCGGGTGATGGGGATTGCCCTGCCGTTGATCTGTGCGCTGTTCCTGGCCTACGGCCTGTTCGGCCAGTACCTGCCGGGCGATCTGATGCACCGCGGCTATGCCATCGACCAGATCGTCAACCAACTGGCCTTTGGCACCGAGGGGCTGTATGGCACGCCGACCTATGTATCGGCCACGTACATCTTCCTGTTTATCCTGTTCGGTGCGTTCCTTGAACAGGCCGGAATGATCAAGCTGTTCACCGATTTCGCCATGGGCCTGTTCGGCCACAAACTCGGTGGCCCGGCCAAGGTTTCCGTGGTGTCGTCGGCGCTGATGGGCACCATCACCGGTTCGGGGGTGGCCAACGTGGTCACCACCGGCCAATTCACCATCCCGTTGATGAAGCGCTTCGGCTACAAGTCGGCGTTTGCCGGTGGCGTGGAAGCGACCTCGTCGATGGGCAGCCAGATCATGCCGCCGATCATGGGCGCAGTGGCCTTTATCATGGCCGAGACGATCAACGTGCCGTTCTTCGAGGTGGCCAAGGCCGCGTTGATTCCGGCCATGCTGTACTTCGGCTCGGTATTCTGGATGGTTCACCTGGAAGCCAAGCGCTCCAACCTGCGTGGCCTGCCCAAGGACGAATGCCCGAACCCCTGGGCCGCGGTGAAGCAGCGCTGGTATCTGTTGATTCCGCTGTTTGTGCTGATCTACCTGCTGTTCTCCGGGCGCACGCCGCTGTTCTCCGGCATGGTCGGCCTGGCCCTGACGTCCATTGTGATTCTCGGCTCGGCGATCATCCTGCGGGTCTCGTCCAAGGTGATGCGTTTTGTCTTCTGGATCGTCCTGGGTCTGCTTTGCGCGGGCTTCTTCCGGCTCGGTATCGGCATGGTGTTCGGGGTGGTGGCGCTGCTGGTGGCGGTGTGCTGGTTTATCAAAGGCGGCCGCGACACCCTGACCATCTGCCTGCATGCGCTGGTAGAGGGCGCACGGCACGCGGTACCGGTGGGGATTGCCTGCGCCCTGGTGGGGGTGATTATCGGTGTCGTGTCGCTGACCGGGGTGGCGTCCACCTTTGCCGGTTACATCCTTGCCATTGGCCAGGACAGCCTGTTCCTGTCGCTGGTGCTCACCATGCTCACTTGCCTGGTGCTGGGCATGGGGATCCCGACCATTCCCAACTACATCATCACCAGTTCGATCGCTGCACCGGCACTGCTGGACCTCGGCGTACCGCTGATTGTCTCGCATATGTTCGTGTTCTATTTCGGCATCATGGCCGACCTCACACCGCCGGTGGCATTGGCCTGTTTCGCGGCGGCACCGATTGCCAGGGAGAGCGGCCTGAAGATCAGCTTTTGGGCGGTACGCATCGCGGTGGCGGGGTTCGTTGTGCCGTTTATGGCGGTGTACGAGCCGGCGCTGATGCTGCAGGGCGATAGCCTGCTGGCCACACTGTATGTGGTGGCCAAAGCGTTGCTGGCCATTGGTATCTGGGGCGCGGTATTTACCGGCTACTTGCAAGCCAGGCTGAGTTGGTGGGAGCGCCTGCTGGGCTTCTTCGCCGGTGGTAGCCTGATTCTGGCGACGCCGTTAAGTGATGAAATCGGCTTCGTCATGGTGGGGCTGTTGATCGCACAGCACTGCTGGCGGGCCCATCGTGCCCAGGCGGCCACTGCGTGA
- a CDS encoding TAXI family TRAP transporter solute-binding subunit: MQMTKRLSLFAAAAALVASSSALAAPTFINVLTGGTSGVYYPIGVALSQLYSNGIDGSKTSVQATKASVENLNLLQAGRGELAFALGDSVADAWNGVQDAGFKAPLKKLRAIAGTYPNYIQIVASKESGITTLEDLKNKRISVGAPKSGTELNARAIFKAAGLSYEDMGKVEFLPYAESVELIKNRQLDATLQSSGLGMAAIRDLAATLPITFVAIPADITAKIDNAAYQGAVIPAGTYDGQDSDVATVAITNILVSHDGVTDEVAYQMTKLMFDNLDRLGNAHSAAKDIKLQGAAKGLPIPLHPGAERFYKEAGAL, encoded by the coding sequence ATGCAAATGACCAAACGCTTGAGCCTGTTTGCTGCTGCCGCAGCCCTTGTCGCCAGTTCCTCGGCACTCGCCGCCCCAACCTTTATCAACGTCCTGACCGGTGGCACCAGCGGCGTGTACTACCCGATTGGGGTGGCGTTGTCACAGCTGTACAGCAACGGTATAGACGGATCGAAGACCTCGGTGCAGGCCACCAAGGCGTCGGTGGAAAACCTCAACCTGCTGCAAGCCGGTCGCGGCGAGCTGGCCTTTGCCCTCGGTGACTCGGTCGCCGATGCCTGGAATGGCGTGCAAGACGCCGGCTTCAAGGCTCCCTTGAAAAAACTGCGGGCGATTGCCGGCACCTACCCCAACTACATCCAGATCGTCGCCAGCAAGGAGTCTGGCATCACCACCCTGGAAGATCTGAAAAACAAGCGTATCTCCGTCGGCGCGCCGAAATCCGGTACCGAGCTGAACGCCCGCGCCATCTTCAAGGCTGCTGGCCTGAGCTATGAAGACATGGGCAAGGTCGAGTTTCTGCCGTACGCCGAGTCGGTCGAGTTAATCAAGAACCGCCAGTTGGATGCCACCCTGCAGTCCTCGGGCCTGGGCATGGCGGCGATCCGCGACCTGGCCGCGACCCTGCCGATAACCTTCGTTGCCATCCCGGCGGATATCACGGCGAAGATCGATAACGCTGCCTACCAGGGCGCGGTGATCCCGGCGGGCACTTATGACGGTCAGGACAGCGATGTAGCGACTGTGGCCATCACCAACATCCTGGTCAGCCATGACGGCGTGACCGATGAGGTGGCCTACCAGATGACCAAGCTCATGTTCGACAACCTCGATCGTCTGGGTAACGCCCACTCGGCGGCCAAAGATATCAAGTTGCAGGGCGCGGCCAAGGGCCTGCCTATCCCACTGCATCCGGGCGCCGAGCGTTTCTACAAGGAAGCGGGCGCACTGTAA
- a CDS encoding PepSY domain-containing protein encodes MKTLTIITASIIALTSGLAQARDLGPDEALKLRDAGTIQSFEKLNAAALAKHPGGTVHETELEQEYGKYIYQVDLRDAQGVEWDVELDAVTGQVLKDHQDT; translated from the coding sequence ATGAAAACCCTCACAATTATCACCGCCAGTATCATCGCCCTCACCAGCGGCCTGGCCCAGGCGCGGGACCTGGGGCCGGATGAAGCGCTGAAATTGCGTGACGCTGGTACCATCCAGTCTTTCGAGAAGCTCAATGCCGCCGCCCTGGCCAAGCACCCAGGTGGCACGGTGCATGAAACCGAGCTGGAGCAGGAATACGGCAAGTATATTTACCAGGTTGACCTGCGCGATGCCCAGGGCGTCGAGTGGGATGTGGAATTGGACGCTGTCACCGGGCAAGTCCTCAAGGATCATCAGGATACGTAA
- a CDS encoding PucR family transcriptional regulator, translating to MSLTVADVLALPGLECMSLRAGSAGLDNGVRWPYVAENSGIAEWVLGGELVFVTGINHPRDEANLLRLLDEACARQVAGLVILTGPAYIQAIPPGLLEAADAVGMPLIEQPYSLKMVLVTQAIGSALIEAEQLGRSRHEVLERLLAGDYQSLDLLLHRASQLGMPLDGDWQVVQLQLDGGEALFAQTAAADAEAQLARQHDGITRRLRQFAAEHPSRLPVLGRAGQWTLLLPTGDNRQRLANWLRPLNLRLAPLKLCIGLSAAKHPPAGLAQALDEARQALAVARRFGEHAGICVYDELGVLKLLSAVRDRGLLDQFLQERLGPLLRHDQRHGPSLMPTLQAWFLDNGNLVAAALRLAVHRNTLTHRVQRIEALCGLSLDNPNDRLDIGVALMIWRLSA from the coding sequence ATGAGCCTGACGGTGGCGGATGTACTGGCCCTGCCGGGGCTGGAGTGCATGAGCCTGCGGGCGGGTAGCGCAGGCCTGGATAATGGCGTGCGCTGGCCTTATGTAGCCGAGAACAGCGGTATTGCCGAGTGGGTGCTGGGCGGCGAACTGGTGTTCGTCACCGGCATCAACCATCCCCGTGATGAGGCCAACCTTTTGCGCTTGCTCGACGAAGCCTGCGCGCGGCAAGTCGCCGGCCTGGTGATCCTGACCGGGCCGGCTTACATCCAGGCAATCCCCCCTGGGCTGCTGGAAGCTGCCGACGCCGTCGGCATGCCGCTGATCGAACAGCCTTACTCCCTGAAGATGGTCCTGGTGACCCAGGCCATCGGCTCCGCGCTGATCGAGGCCGAGCAACTCGGACGCTCACGGCATGAGGTGCTGGAGCGCCTGTTGGCGGGCGACTATCAGTCCCTCGACCTGCTGCTGCATCGCGCCAGCCAGCTGGGCATGCCGCTGGACGGGGATTGGCAAGTGGTGCAGTTGCAACTGGACGGTGGCGAGGCGCTATTTGCGCAAACCGCGGCCGCGGATGCCGAAGCCCAGTTGGCCCGCCAGCACGATGGCATTACTCGCCGATTGCGCCAGTTCGCCGCCGAGCATCCTTCGCGTCTGCCCGTGCTCGGCAGGGCTGGGCAGTGGACCTTGCTACTGCCCACCGGTGACAACCGGCAACGCCTGGCAAACTGGCTCAGGCCCCTGAACCTGCGCCTGGCCCCGCTGAAGCTGTGCATCGGCTTGAGCGCGGCAAAACATCCGCCAGCCGGCCTGGCCCAGGCCCTGGATGAAGCGCGCCAGGCGCTGGCGGTCGCCCGGCGCTTTGGCGAACATGCCGGTATCTGTGTCTACGATGAACTCGGGGTGCTGAAGCTACTGAGCGCAGTGCGCGATCGCGGATTGCTCGACCAGTTTCTCCAGGAACGCCTGGGGCCCCTGCTGCGCCATGATCAACGTCACGGCCCGAGCCTGATGCCGACCCTGCAAGCGTGGTTCCTGGACAATGGTAACCTTGTGGCTGCTGCCCTGCGGTTGGCGGTCCACCGCAACACCCTGACCCATCGCGTCCAGCGCATCGAGGCCCTGTGCGGGCTGTCGCTGGACAACCCCAATGACCGTCTGGACATCGGCGTCGCGCTGATGATCTGGCGGCTGTCTGCCTGA
- a CDS encoding PepSY domain-containing protein translates to MKVNLRTGSRLALVLLAFCSVVAARDLNQDEALELRQQGVILSLEQLLQQAMARHPGARLLEAELESKHGSYVYEVELVTTDGVVREIKLDATTGALLEDEEDD, encoded by the coding sequence ATGAAGGTAAATCTACGCACCGGCAGTCGACTGGCGCTGGTGCTCCTGGCCTTTTGCTCGGTGGTGGCTGCCCGGGACCTCAACCAGGATGAAGCCCTGGAATTGCGTCAGCAAGGGGTGATTCTGTCCCTGGAGCAACTGCTGCAGCAGGCCATGGCCCGGCATCCCGGTGCCAGGTTGCTGGAGGCTGAGCTTGAGAGCAAACACGGCAGTTACGTCTATGAGGTGGAGCTGGTGACCACCGATGGCGTGGTCCGGGAAATCAAACTGGACGCGACCACCGGCGCGCTGCTTGAAGACGAGGAAGATGACTGA
- a CDS encoding helix-turn-helix domain-containing protein: MTIIIRLDVMMAKKKIRSNQLADAIGITEANLSLLKNGKIKGVKLETLNKLCIALDCQPGDLLEFESEEA; the protein is encoded by the coding sequence ATGACAATCATTATTCGATTGGACGTCATGATGGCGAAGAAGAAGATTCGCTCCAACCAACTGGCAGATGCCATTGGGATTACCGAAGCCAATCTATCGCTATTGAAAAACGGAAAGATCAAAGGCGTTAAACTCGAAACCCTGAACAAGCTGTGTATCGCCCTGGATTGCCAGCCAGGCGACTTGCTGGAGTTCGAGAGCGAAGAAGCCTAG
- a CDS encoding sensor histidine kinase: MRSIQRRLSLGLISVMVIVGLVLAQTSLWLFEVGLQRYLEAGLRNDSENLLVALVRGPGGVQLDEQRLSPAYQRPFSGHYFRIDFSDNHWRSRSLWDQELPQLPQAGLKGNLQLGPEGQQLLVLRSDYKRFGQSISISVAQDYTPVRESFRLMRQVGLVLGLAALLLILILQRVTVRRALRPLETAREQIAQLQQGQRSQLDTQVPVELEPLVAQINHLLAHTEDSLKRSRNALGNLGHALKTPLAVLLSVASSEQLKDQPQLAKLLREQLQQVQQRLNRELNRARLAGETLPGALFDCDSELPGLLATLNMIHGEHLELSYQVRPGLQLPWDREDLLELLGNLLDNACKWADAEVRLSIEQTPECFQLIVEDDGPGIPEAQRDQVFSRGTRLDEQTDGHGLGLGIVRDIVDVWGGTLRLQESPLGGLKVLIELPRRHT, translated from the coding sequence GTGAGGTCGATCCAGCGGCGGCTGAGCCTGGGGCTGATCAGCGTGATGGTGATCGTCGGCCTGGTGCTGGCGCAGACCAGCCTGTGGCTGTTCGAAGTGGGTCTGCAGCGCTACCTGGAAGCGGGTCTGCGCAACGACAGCGAAAACCTGCTGGTGGCCCTGGTGCGTGGGCCCGGCGGCGTGCAACTGGATGAACAGCGCTTGTCACCGGCCTATCAACGGCCGTTTTCCGGGCATTATTTCCGTATCGACTTCAGCGACAACCACTGGCGCTCCCGTTCATTGTGGGACCAGGAACTGCCGCAACTGCCCCAGGCCGGCCTGAAGGGCAACCTGCAACTGGGCCCGGAAGGCCAGCAACTGCTGGTCCTGCGATCGGACTACAAGCGTTTTGGCCAGTCGATTTCCATCAGCGTGGCTCAAGACTACACGCCCGTGCGGGAAAGTTTTCGCCTGATGCGCCAGGTCGGCCTGGTCCTCGGGCTGGCGGCGCTGCTGCTGATCCTGATCCTGCAACGGGTCACCGTACGCCGGGCCCTGCGCCCGCTGGAAACTGCGCGCGAGCAGATTGCACAGCTGCAACAAGGCCAGCGCTCGCAACTGGATACCCAGGTGCCGGTGGAGCTGGAGCCGCTGGTGGCGCAGATCAACCACCTGTTGGCCCATACCGAAGACAGCCTCAAACGCTCGCGCAACGCCCTGGGTAACCTCGGCCATGCCTTGAAGACCCCGCTGGCGGTATTGTTGAGCGTGGCTTCCAGCGAGCAGCTCAAGGACCAGCCACAATTGGCCAAGTTGTTGCGCGAGCAGTTGCAGCAGGTGCAGCAACGGCTCAACCGCGAACTCAACCGCGCGCGCCTGGCCGGTGAAACCCTGCCCGGCGCGCTGTTCGACTGCGACAGCGAACTGCCGGGCTTGCTGGCGACCCTGAACATGATCCACGGCGAACACCTGGAGTTGAGCTACCAGGTTCGCCCCGGCCTGCAACTGCCCTGGGACCGCGAAGACTTGCTGGAGCTCTTGGGCAACCTGCTGGACAACGCCTGCAAATGGGCGGATGCCGAAGTGCGTTTGAGCATTGAGCAGACCCCGGAGTGTTTTCAACTGATCGTCGAAGATGACGGCCCGGGTATTCCCGAGGCCCAGCGCGACCAGGTTTTCAGTCGTGGCACCCGCCTGGATGAACAGACCGATGGCCATGGCCTGGGGCTGGGCATCGTGCGGGACATTGTCGATGTATGGGGCGGTACATTGCGGTTGCAAGAGAGCCCACTGGGCGGGCTCAAAGTGTTGATCGAACTGCCCCGGCGCCACACCTGA
- the queD gene encoding 6-carboxytetrahydropterin synthase QueD, with protein sequence MEIFKEFTFESAHRLPHVPEGHKCGRLHGHSFKVAIHLSGDLDPHTGWIRDFSEIKAIFKPLYERLDHNYLNDIPGLENPTSEVLAKWIWNELKPLLPELSAIRIHETCTSGCIYRGE encoded by the coding sequence GTGGAAATTTTCAAAGAGTTTACATTCGAGTCCGCCCACCGCCTGCCCCACGTCCCCGAAGGCCACAAGTGCGGGCGCCTGCACGGCCACTCCTTCAAGGTGGCCATCCACCTGAGCGGCGACCTCGATCCGCATACCGGCTGGATCCGTGATTTCTCGGAGATCAAGGCGATTTTCAAGCCGCTCTATGAGCGCCTCGACCACAACTACCTCAACGACATCCCCGGCCTGGAAAACCCTACCAGCGAAGTACTGGCCAAGTGGATATGGAATGAGCTGAAGCCGCTGTTGCCGGAACTCAGCGCCATTCGTATCCATGAGACCTGCACCAGTGGCTGTATTTATCGCGGTGAATAA
- a CDS encoding response regulator transcription factor: MRLLLVEDHVPLADELMAGLKAQGYAVDWLADGRDAVYQGRSEPYDLIILDLGLPGLPGLEVLSQWRAAALATPVLILTARDSWAERIAGLKAGADDYLSKPFHPEELYLRIQALLRRSHGQANQPTLQAAGLHLDEGRQCVMRDGAEVQLTAAEFRLLRYFMLHPEQILSKSHLAEHLYDGETERDSNVLEVHVNHLRRKLGRSVIETRRGQGYRFGASPA, encoded by the coding sequence ATGCGCCTGCTTCTGGTGGAAGACCACGTACCGTTGGCTGATGAACTGATGGCCGGGCTGAAAGCCCAGGGCTATGCCGTGGATTGGCTGGCGGACGGTCGCGATGCGGTGTATCAGGGGCGCAGCGAGCCGTATGACCTGATCATCCTCGATCTGGGCCTGCCTGGCTTGCCGGGGCTTGAGGTGCTGAGCCAGTGGCGCGCCGCCGCGCTGGCGACCCCGGTGTTGATCCTCACCGCCCGCGATTCCTGGGCCGAGCGCATCGCAGGGCTCAAGGCCGGGGCCGACGATTACCTGAGCAAGCCGTTCCACCCCGAGGAGTTGTACCTGCGCATCCAGGCCTTGCTGCGCCGTTCCCATGGCCAGGCCAATCAGCCGACCTTGCAGGCGGCGGGCTTGCACCTGGATGAAGGCCGTCAGTGCGTGATGCGCGACGGTGCCGAGGTGCAACTGACCGCTGCCGAGTTTCGCCTGCTGCGCTACTTCATGCTGCATCCCGAACAAATCCTTTCCAAAAGCCATCTGGCCGAGCACCTGTATGACGGCGAGACCGAGCGCGACTCCAATGTCCTCGAGGTCCACGTCAACCATCTGCGGCGCAAGCTCGGGCGCAGCGTGATTGAAACCCGGCGTGGCCAGGGTTATCGCTTTGGCGCCAGCCCCGCGTGA
- the codB gene encoding cytosine permease has translation MTQNEPGNDYPLSEVPMHARKGLGSTAMVLLGFTFFTATMFAGGKLGVAFSFTQMLGVVALGNLLLGIYAAGLGYIAFKSGLNSVLMGRFCFGEVGSKLSDLILGFTQIGWYAWGTATAAVVLGKYFELSQGSVLALMVLFGLAFCATAYVGYRGLEILSYIAVPAMGLLLLLSMWVATVKVGGLEGLLAVVPSSELDLSTAITLVFGTFVSGATQATNWTRFSRSAKVAVLASLIGFFVGNGLMVLIGAYGAIVYQQPDVVEVLLLQGFAMAAMAMLLLNIWSTQDNTIYNFAVAGCNLLRTRRRKTVTLVGAVIGTLLALLGMYDMLVPYLILLGTVIPPIGGVIMADFFYRYRGHYPRLADVRLPAFNWPGLIAYAVGTVLAFSSPWVAPLVGIIAAAATYIALTAVLRVRVPSADAQA, from the coding sequence ATGACGCAGAACGAACCGGGCAACGATTACCCTCTCAGCGAAGTGCCCATGCATGCACGCAAGGGCCTTGGCTCCACGGCCATGGTGTTGCTGGGCTTCACCTTTTTTACCGCGACCATGTTTGCTGGCGGCAAGCTGGGGGTGGCCTTCAGTTTTACCCAGATGCTCGGGGTCGTGGCCCTGGGTAACCTGCTGTTGGGTATCTACGCCGCAGGCCTGGGGTACATCGCCTTCAAGAGCGGCTTGAACTCGGTGCTGATGGGGCGTTTCTGCTTTGGCGAAGTGGGCAGCAAGTTGAGTGACCTGATCCTGGGTTTCACCCAGATTGGCTGGTACGCCTGGGGCACCGCCACGGCGGCCGTGGTGCTGGGCAAGTATTTCGAGTTGAGCCAGGGCAGCGTACTGGCACTGATGGTGTTGTTCGGCCTGGCGTTCTGCGCCACGGCCTACGTGGGCTATCGGGGGCTGGAAATTCTCTCTTACATTGCAGTCCCGGCCATGGGCCTGCTGTTGTTGCTGTCGATGTGGGTGGCCACGGTAAAAGTCGGCGGGCTGGAAGGTTTGCTCGCCGTGGTGCCCAGCAGTGAGTTGGATTTGTCCACGGCCATTACCCTGGTGTTTGGCACCTTTGTCAGCGGTGCCACCCAGGCCACCAACTGGACGCGCTTTTCCCGCTCGGCCAAGGTGGCGGTGCTGGCCAGCCTGATCGGCTTTTTTGTCGGCAACGGCCTGATGGTGCTGATCGGTGCCTACGGCGCCATCGTCTATCAGCAACCGGATGTGGTGGAGGTGTTGCTGCTGCAAGGTTTCGCCATGGCGGCGATGGCCATGCTGCTGCTCAATATCTGGAGTACCCAGGACAACACCATCTACAACTTTGCCGTCGCCGGCTGCAACCTGCTGCGCACCAGGCGCCGCAAGACCGTGACCCTGGTCGGCGCGGTGATAGGCACCCTGCTTGCCTTGCTGGGCATGTACGACATGCTGGTGCCCTACCTGATTTTGCTGGGCACAGTGATCCCACCGATTGGCGGGGTGATCATGGCCGACTTTTTCTATCGCTACCGCGGCCACTATCCACGGCTGGCAGATGTGCGCTTGCCGGCCTTCAATTGGCCGGGGCTGATTGCCTATGCCGTGGGTACGGTGCTGGCCTTCAGCTCACCGTGGGTCGCGCCACTGGTGGGGATTATCGCTGCGGCCGCTACCTACATCGCGCTCACCGCCGTCCTGCGGGTGCGGGTGCCATCGGCTGACGCCCAGGCATGA
- the codA gene encoding cytosine deaminase — protein MHIINARLRNREGLHDLHLEHGRIASITPQTAAPTLGPDDLDAAGNLVVPPFVEPHIHLDATLTAGEPRWNMSGTLFEGIECWGERKATITQEDTKTRAKQTIQALAAHGIQHVRTHVDVTDPDLTALKAMLEVRQESGHLIDLQIVAFPQEGIESYRNGRELMEEAIRLGADVVGGIPHFEYTRDQGVSSVKFLMDLAERTGCLVDVHCDETDDPHSRFLEVLAEEARSRDMGSRVTASHTTAMGSYDNAYCAKLFRLLGHSGISFVSCPTESIHLQGRFDNFPKRRGVTRVNELLEAGMNVCFGQDSIVDPWYPLGNGNILRVLEAGLHICHMLGYSNLQRALDLVTDNSAKAMALGDRYGLEPGRPANLLILSANSDYEVIRSQGLALYSIRNGKVLMKRQPAQVTFL, from the coding sequence ATGCATATCATCAACGCCCGCCTGCGCAACCGTGAAGGCCTGCATGATCTGCACCTGGAACATGGCCGGATCGCCAGCATTACCCCACAAACCGCCGCGCCGACCCTGGGGCCAGACGACTTGGACGCCGCTGGCAACCTGGTGGTACCGCCATTTGTCGAGCCGCATATCCACCTCGACGCCACCCTCACCGCCGGCGAGCCGCGCTGGAATATGAGCGGGACGCTGTTTGAAGGGATCGAATGCTGGGGCGAGCGCAAGGCCACCATCACCCAGGAGGACACCAAGACCCGCGCCAAGCAGACCATCCAGGCCCTGGCGGCCCATGGTATCCAGCATGTGCGCACCCACGTGGACGTCACCGACCCGGACTTGACCGCACTCAAGGCCATGCTCGAAGTCCGCCAGGAGAGCGGCCACCTGATCGACCTGCAGATCGTGGCGTTTCCCCAGGAAGGCATCGAGTCCTACCGCAATGGCCGCGAACTGATGGAAGAAGCCATTCGCCTGGGCGCCGATGTGGTGGGCGGTATTCCCCATTTCGAGTACACCCGCGACCAAGGGGTCAGCTCGGTCAAGTTCCTTATGGACCTGGCCGAACGCACCGGCTGCCTGGTCGACGTGCATTGCGATGAAACCGACGACCCGCACTCGCGCTTCCTCGAAGTGCTGGCCGAAGAAGCCCGCAGTCGCGATATGGGCAGCCGGGTCACCGCCAGCCACACCACAGCCATGGGTTCCTACGACAATGCCTACTGCGCCAAGCTGTTCCGCCTGCTGGGCCACTCGGGCATCAGTTTTGTTTCCTGCCCCACCGAAAGCATTCACCTGCAAGGCCGCTTCGACAACTTCCCGAAACGCCGGGGTGTGACCCGGGTCAACGAACTGTTGGAGGCCGGCATGAACGTCTGCTTTGGCCAGGACTCCATCGTCGATCCCTGGTACCCACTGGGCAACGGCAATATCCTGCGGGTGCTCGAGGCCGGGCTGCATATCTGCCATATGCTCGGCTACAGCAACCTGCAAAGGGCCTTGGACCTGGTCACCGACAACAGCGCCAAAGCCATGGCCCTGGGCGACCGCTACGGCCTGGAGCCCGGGCGACCGGCGAACCTGCTGATCCTGTCGGCAAACAGCGACTATGAAGTCATTCGCAGCCAGGGCCTGGCGCTGTATTCGATCCGCAACGGCAAAGTGTTGATGAAACGCCAGCCAGCGCAGGTGACATTTTTGTAA